GTACGTAGTGTCACGAAGTTGTATATGAAGATATCCTTGCTTACTTGACTGAACTgaagaatgaatgaaaaaagTTATCTGTGTTTAATTCTAGATGCACCCAAGACTTCAGTCTATCCAAAGGATGATGTTCAGCTGGGTGTTCAAAACACCCTCATCTGTCATGTGACTGCTTTCTATCCTCCATCTGTCAACATCTCATGGACTAAGAATAATGTTCATGTATCAGAGGGCATGAGTTTAAGTCTGTACCGTCCAAGGAAAGATCTTACCTTCAACATCTTTTCCTCACTTAAGTTTACACCTGCTGAAGGAGACATTTACAGCTGCACGGTGAACCACAAAGCCCTCCAAGGTCAACCTCAGACCAAAATATGGGGTGAGcatgattttttaaatagaaCACAGTTAcaactttttattgttttaaaaaaaatcacctgtTAATCTTTTATCCTATGGATGTATTTTCCAGATGTTGATGTTGCCCTCCCAAGTGTTGGTCCAGCTGTGTTCTGTGGAGTGGGTCTGACTATTGGGCTGTTGGGAGTAGCTGTGGGAATGTTCTTCCTCATTAAAGGACACAACTGTAACTGACTATGAAGCCATGAAAGcaaactttaaaaatatctattaattgtttttataacTGAGCAATTTGAAAAAGTCATGCACAAGTTTCATTCTGCATGACAGGTGACAGTTGATGTTAAAGGTATATGAATACATTTAGAGTAAATCAACATTTTATGGTCTGTCAAATACttcaaaacatgaaaacctTTGCTTTCTGTGTAACACCAAACATGCTTATTGTGGGGGAAAATTTGAGTTTCTGTATAATTTCCATAAGATTTTATGGAAAATGCTTATGGTTAAATGATTTACTTTTTCTCAGAAGTGCTTAAGTATGCATTCTTAGGGTGACAAGTGGAAAAACACTGAAGTGGTAAACATGTTCctaatatggtaaaaggacagaggcAATGTGACCTTACCTTGGCGGTTAGAGATATgaaagtgaggggaagctttcgttCTTTGTCTTACACTTTGCAGCTACTTGTGTATCTGTTGactgtctgacctttcttgcaaaaataaaactttagaAAGACAATTGAACATGTTTATCTCTTATAAAAGTGAGAGTCGGTTGTTTTTTGGCCACAACACTTATATTAAAGCTTTAAAAATCTTTaattgaatgtaaaaaaaaaaaaaagcttacaCATAACATTTGTAATTCAATCTAAACTCTCATCACATGatcataaattatttttttgaataacattgatttaaaaaataccTTCTCAATGTGACATTTCTTACTAGATGATGTAGTTTTTTGGACTTAAATCTTTCATGCAAAATTAAGAAACAGAAATTAAACATACATTTGAAAATGAGATGTAAACTAATCTTAAATCACATC
Above is a genomic segment from Megalobrama amblycephala isolate DHTTF-2021 linkage group LG14, ASM1881202v1, whole genome shotgun sequence containing:
- the LOC125245911 gene encoding H-2 class II histocompatibility antigen, A-U alpha chain-like; this translates as MTVRLSSIKMDLRITILTLTIVLSTSAEFEHKAFEYTACSDTEEEYYVGYDEEEVGHVDFKQKRGVSTLPDFVGSMTFPGFYEIGFDAMVRCKHDLPIHIRNFKSLPREMDAPKTSVYPKDDVQLGVQNTLICHVTAFYPPSVNISWTKNNVHVSEGMSLSLYRPRKDLTFNIFSSLKFTPAEGDIYSCTVNHKALQGQPQTKIWDVDVALPSVGPAVFCGVGLTIGLLGVAVGMFFLIKGHNCN